A stretch of the Argentina anserina chromosome 6, drPotAnse1.1, whole genome shotgun sequence genome encodes the following:
- the LOC126800082 gene encoding uncharacterized protein LOC126800082 — MEQDLLPQTVSGHQNDAVDDDDAPTLSLQALQALKEFLTEQSHSLNDTAAETPPASAPALISEDWRMSQFWYDHHTAQTLAQEVLTLCKSDSTRVACVACPSLYAYLKNIDSNVSVQLLEYDTRFEQYGSDFTFYDYNQPEDLPLELKNGFDIVVADPPYLSQECLEKVAKTVSFLARSEKPYLLLLTGEVQKERAAELMGLHPCGFRPCHSSKLGNEFRLFTSYDPEARIGGWDN, encoded by the exons ATGGAACAAGACCTCCTCCCCCAAACCGTCTCCGGCCACCAAAACGACGCCGTCGACGATGACGACGCACCCACTCTAAGCCTTCAAGCCTTACAAGCTCTCAAGGAGTTCCTCACCGAGCAAAGCCACTCCCTAAACGACACCGCCGCCGAAACACCTCCGGCGTCGGCGCCGGCTCTCATTTCGGAAGACTGGCGGATGAGTCAGTTCTGGTACGACCACCACACGGCCCAAACCCTAGCCCAAGAGGTCCTCACTCTCTGCAAATCGGACTCCACTCGTGTCGCCTGCGTCGCCTGTCCTTCTCTCTACGCCTATCTCAAG AATATTGATTCAAATGTGTCTGTACAATTGCTGGAGTATGATACAAGGTTTGAGCAATACGGCAGTGATTTCACGTTTTATGATTATAATCAACCGGAAGATTTACCTTTAGAGCTAAAGAATGGCTTTGATATTGTAGTTGCTGATCCTCCTTATCTG AGTCAGGAGTGCTTGGAGAAAGTCGCTAAAACTGTTTCGTTTCTTGCACGATCGGAAAAACCATACTTGCTCCTCCTCACAG GGGAGGTGCAGAAAGAGAGAGCAGCTGAGCTCATGGGATTGCATCCATGTGGTTTCAGGCCTTGCCACTCCAGCAAATTAGGAAATGAGTTTCGGCTTTTCACAAGTTACGATCCTGAGGCTAGAATAGGAGGGTGGGACAATTAG